A portion of the Lolium rigidum isolate FL_2022 chromosome 1, APGP_CSIRO_Lrig_0.1, whole genome shotgun sequence genome contains these proteins:
- the LOC124684173 gene encoding 40S ribosomal protein S20 gives MATELAYAPPMKAGKEGFQGTQEVQHRIRITLSSKSVKNLEKVCADLVKGAKDKSLKVKGPVRMPTKVLNITTRKSPCGEGTNTWDRFEMRVHKRVIDLVSSPDVVKQITSITIEPGVEVEVTISDQ, from the exons ATGGCGACCGAGCTCGCGTACGCCCCACCAATGAAGGCCGGCAAGGAGGGCTTCCAGGGCACGCAGGAGGTGCAGCACAGGATCCGCATCACCCTCTCCTCCAAGAGCGTCAAGAACCTCGAGAAGG TTTGCGCCGATCTGGTGAAGGGAGCCAAGGACAAGAGCCTGAAGGTCAAGGGCCCCGTCAGGATGCCCACCAAGGTGCTCAACATCACCACCAGGAAGTCCCCCTGTGGAGAAG GTACTAACACCTGGGATCGGTTCGAGATGCGGGTGCACAAGAGGGTGATTGACCTTGTCAGCTCCCCGGATGTTGTCAAGCAGATCACTTCAATCACCATCGAGCCCGGCGTTGAGGTGGAAGTGACCATCAGCGACCAGTAG
- the LOC124684170 gene encoding BTB/POZ and MATH domain-containing protein 1-like yields MSSASAIVAPTWSGHHLLKIDGYSFTKDVPTGQKIESRPFDLGGHRWHIDYYPNGCTAEDADYISLFLVLEDSVFKAVKAQQKFSFAGEVKGQAPSLGSSVTVNNYTCLQGWGTSSFVKREDLEESEHLHDDSFTVRCDIVVISDYQAEDLPESTPPTFVSVEPSDLHQHLGDLLRSEKGADVVFEVAGETFAAHRCLLAARSPVFSAMLFGGMKEGNTVHIHDMDAQVFKALLSFAYTDSLAGATEEDEEDEAMFQHLLVAADRYNMERLKSICEDKLCKHIDVDKVGIILELAEQHHCDGLSKACLSFLGSPTNLRAFVDSDGFNCLSKSCPSVIKKLIAMLAFVS; encoded by the coding sequence ATGTCGTCCGCCTCCGCCATCGTCGCCCCTACGTGGAGCGGGCACCACCTGCTGAAGATCGACGGCTACTCCTTCACCAAGGACGTCCCCACCGGACAGAAGATCGAATCCCGCCCTTTCGACCTTGGCGGACATCGATGGCACATCGATTACTACCCCAACGGCTGCACCGCTGAGGATGCGGACTACATATCCCTGTTCCTTGTTCTCGAGGACAGTGTTTTCAAGGCGGTGAAGGCGCAACAGAAGTTCTCTTTCGCCGGCGAGGTCAAGGGCCAAGCTCCATCACTAGGATCATCCGTAACGGTAAACAACTACACTTGTCTGCAGGGCTGGGGGACTAGTAGTTTCGTCAAAAGGGAAGACCTGGAGGAGTCGGAGCATCTCCATGATGATTCTTTCACGGTCAGATGCGATATCGTCGTCATCAGCGATTACCAGGCTGAGGATCTGCCCGAGAGCACTCCTCCAACCTTCGTCTCTGTGGAACCATCTGACCTTCACCAGCACCTTGGCGACCTCCTTAGGAGCGAGAAGGGCGCCGACGTGGTTTTTGAGGTTGCTGGCGAGACCTTCGCAGCGCACCGGTGCCTGCTCGCCGCCCGGTCGCCGGTCTTCAGCGCAATGCTCTTTGGCGGCATGAAGGAGGGCAATAcggtgcacatacatgacatggatGCCCAGGTGTTCAAGGCGTTGCTCAGCTTTGCGTACACGGACTCCTTAGCAGGGgcgacagaggaagatgaagaagacgaggccatgttccagcatttgcttgttGCTGCGGACAGGTACAACATGGAGAGGCTGAAGAGTATCTGCGAGGATAAGCTGTGCAAGCACATCGACGTGGACAAGGTGGGGATTATCCTGGAGCTGGCCGAGCAGCACCACTGCGACGGCCTAAGCAAAGCATGCTTAAGTTTTCTCGGCTCCCCGACAAACCTTCGAGCTTTTGTAGACAGTGACGGCTTCAATTGTCTGAGCAAGAGCTGCCCTTCTGTTATTAAGAAGCTGATTGCCATGTTGGCCTTTGTTTCGTGA
- the LOC124697846 gene encoding DNA (cytosine-5)-methyltransferase DRM2-like isoform X2, which produces MVDTDDSFEWGSDGDAEPSSAPALRNMDAAGPSTLVHQDPNGRANGEAPPNSLVEGYVGMGFTREMVVKGIKQIGYSDSNALLELLLTYKALGDEAAGNCSTSGLISQSVEDDDDFDFENWDGDDDADGREPNSDDSGHEDFPQEMSEKDNKIKSLVNMGFAEDEANRAITRCGVDASVCVLVDSIYASQAAGNCSYMNQSEYEVTDRGFDSFGVRKKARLMEESKKKMKHYGSGAQGSRSSLDGNHGELMWLPHPMVGFNLPTDRLRSVTRSLPKQAIGPPYFYYENMARAPINVWKEISRSLYDVEPEFVDSRFFCAAARESGYVHNLPIEKRSPLRPLPPKTIFEAFPHYKKWWPTWDHREQLNCFETRVASPKQIKKIECALVRSSNPPPLTVQKYVMDQCREWNLVWVGKNKVAPLEQDEMEYLHGFPRNHTRGVASRKRYKCLGDSFQVDTVGYHLSVLKDMYPNGVNVLSLFTGIGGGEVALHRLGIHMKTVISVEISEDNRRILRGWWDQTQTGTLIEIADVKSLTNDRIASFIGRFGRFDLVIGGLEGEQPALFYHYCRILKAVKSATARM; this is translated from the exons ATGGTG GATACCGATGATAGTTTTGAGTGGGGAAGTGATGGTGACGCTGAACCCTCATCAGCCCCGGCCTTGAGGAACATGGATGCTGCTGGTCCATCAACATTGGTACACCAG GATCCTAATGGGCGGGCTAATGGGGAAGCACCACCTAATTCTTTAGTCGAGGGATATGTGGGAATGGGTTTCACAAGAGAGATGGTCGTGAAGGGCATTAAACAGATTG GGTACAGTGATTCAAATGCATTGCTTGAGCTACTTCTCACATATAAG GCACTTGGAGATGAGGCTGCGGGTAATTGCTCTACTTCTGGTCTCATCTCCCAGAGtgttgaagatgatgatgattttgattttgaaaactgGGATGGAGATGACGATGCTGATGGGAGAGAACCCAACTCTGATGATTCTGGTCATGAG GATTTTCCACAAGAGATGTCAGAGAAGGACAACAAGATCAAGTCCTTAGTGAACATGGGTTTTGCTGAAGATGAAGCAAATAGGGCTATTACCAGATGTG GTGTGGATGCCTCTGTGTGTGTATTAGTCGATTCGATCTATGCATCCCAAGCTGCAGGAAATTGTAGTTATATGAATCAATCTGAATATGAG GTTACTGATAGGGGCTTTGATTCCTTTGGAGTGAGAAAGAAAGCAAGATTGATGGAGGAGAGCAAGAAAAAAATGAAACATTATGGAAGTGGAGCACAAGGAAGTCGCTCCTCCTTGGATGGTAACCATGGTGAACTAATGTGGCTCCCACATCCGATGGTTGGATTCAACCTACCTACTGATAGGCTACGGTCAGTGACAAGAAGTCTTCCTAAACAAGCTATTGGCCCACCTTACTTCTACTATGAAAATATGGCTAGAGCTCCAATAAATGTATGGAAGGAAATTTCCAGATCCCTGTATGACGTAGAACCTGAGTTTGTGGATTCTAGATTCTTCTGTGCAGCTGCTCGGGAAAGTGGCTATGTCCATAATTTGCCGATTGAGAAAAGGTCACCTCTCCGTCCTCTCCCTCCAAAGACCATATTTGAGGCCTTTCCTCATTATAAGAAGTGGTGGCCTACCTGGGACCACAGAGAGCAGCTCAATTGCTTTGAGACCCGTGTGGCAAGTCCAAAACAGATAAAAAAGATCGAATGTGCTCTTGTAAGGTCAAGTAATCCACCACCTCTAACAGTTCAGAAGTATGTAATGGACCAGTGCAGAGAATGGAACCTTGTTTGGGTTGGAAAGAACAAGGTTGCCCCTCTAGAGCAAGATGAGATGGAATATTTACACGGTTTTCCAAGAAACCATACGAGAGGAGTGGCCAGTAGAAAGAGGTACAAGTGTCTTGGTGATTCTTTCCAAGTTGATACTGTCGGCTACCACTTGTCGGTGTTGAAGGACATGTATCCGAATGGTGTTAATGTGCTATCCTTATTCACCGGTATTGGAGGAGGAGAGGTAGCTTTGCACAGGCTTGGAATCCACATGAAAACAGTGATATCTGTTGAGATAAGTGAAGATAACAGGAGGATTCTGAGGGGTTGGTGGGATCAGACACAAACTGGCACGCTAATTGAGATTGCTGATGTGAAGTCTCTCACTAATGATAGAATTGCATCATTTATTGGTAGATTTGGTCGATTTGACTTGGTGATAGGGGGCCTGGAGGGTGAGCAACCTGCTTTATTCTACCACTATTGTAGAATCTTGAAAGCCGTCAAGTCAGCTACGGCAAGGATGTAG
- the LOC124697846 gene encoding DNA (cytosine-5)-methyltransferase DRM2-like isoform X3 has product MVDTDDSFEWGSDGDAEPSSAPALRNMDAAGPSTLVHQDPNGRANGEAPPNSLVEGYVGMGFTREMVVKGIKQIGYSDSNALLELLLTYKALGDEAAGNCSTSGLISQSVEDDDDFDFENWDGDDDADGREPNSDDSGHEMSEKDNKIKSLVNMGFAEDEANRAITRCGVDASVCVLVDSIYASQAAGNCSYMNQSEYEVTDRGFDSFGVRKKARLMEESKKKMKHYGSGAQGSRSSLDGNHGELMWLPHPMVGFNLPTDRLRSVTRSLPKQAIGPPYFYYENMARAPINVWKEISRSLYDVEPEFVDSRFFCAAARESGYVHNLPIEKRSPLRPLPPKTIFEAFPHYKKWWPTWDHREQLNCFETRVASPKQIKKIECALVRSSNPPPLTVQKYVMDQCREWNLVWVGKNKVAPLEQDEMEYLHGFPRNHTRGVASRKRYKCLGDSFQVDTVGYHLSVLKDMYPNGVNVLSLFTGIGGGEVALHRLGIHMKTVISVEISEDNRRILRGWWDQTQTGTLIEIADVKSLTNDRIASFIGRFGRFDLVIGGLEGEQPALFYHYCRILKAVKSATARM; this is encoded by the exons ATGGTG GATACCGATGATAGTTTTGAGTGGGGAAGTGATGGTGACGCTGAACCCTCATCAGCCCCGGCCTTGAGGAACATGGATGCTGCTGGTCCATCAACATTGGTACACCAG GATCCTAATGGGCGGGCTAATGGGGAAGCACCACCTAATTCTTTAGTCGAGGGATATGTGGGAATGGGTTTCACAAGAGAGATGGTCGTGAAGGGCATTAAACAGATTG GGTACAGTGATTCAAATGCATTGCTTGAGCTACTTCTCACATATAAG GCACTTGGAGATGAGGCTGCGGGTAATTGCTCTACTTCTGGTCTCATCTCCCAGAGtgttgaagatgatgatgattttgattttgaaaactgGGATGGAGATGACGATGCTGATGGGAGAGAACCCAACTCTGATGATTCTGGTCATGAG ATGTCAGAGAAGGACAACAAGATCAAGTCCTTAGTGAACATGGGTTTTGCTGAAGATGAAGCAAATAGGGCTATTACCAGATGTG GTGTGGATGCCTCTGTGTGTGTATTAGTCGATTCGATCTATGCATCCCAAGCTGCAGGAAATTGTAGTTATATGAATCAATCTGAATATGAG GTTACTGATAGGGGCTTTGATTCCTTTGGAGTGAGAAAGAAAGCAAGATTGATGGAGGAGAGCAAGAAAAAAATGAAACATTATGGAAGTGGAGCACAAGGAAGTCGCTCCTCCTTGGATGGTAACCATGGTGAACTAATGTGGCTCCCACATCCGATGGTTGGATTCAACCTACCTACTGATAGGCTACGGTCAGTGACAAGAAGTCTTCCTAAACAAGCTATTGGCCCACCTTACTTCTACTATGAAAATATGGCTAGAGCTCCAATAAATGTATGGAAGGAAATTTCCAGATCCCTGTATGACGTAGAACCTGAGTTTGTGGATTCTAGATTCTTCTGTGCAGCTGCTCGGGAAAGTGGCTATGTCCATAATTTGCCGATTGAGAAAAGGTCACCTCTCCGTCCTCTCCCTCCAAAGACCATATTTGAGGCCTTTCCTCATTATAAGAAGTGGTGGCCTACCTGGGACCACAGAGAGCAGCTCAATTGCTTTGAGACCCGTGTGGCAAGTCCAAAACAGATAAAAAAGATCGAATGTGCTCTTGTAAGGTCAAGTAATCCACCACCTCTAACAGTTCAGAAGTATGTAATGGACCAGTGCAGAGAATGGAACCTTGTTTGGGTTGGAAAGAACAAGGTTGCCCCTCTAGAGCAAGATGAGATGGAATATTTACACGGTTTTCCAAGAAACCATACGAGAGGAGTGGCCAGTAGAAAGAGGTACAAGTGTCTTGGTGATTCTTTCCAAGTTGATACTGTCGGCTACCACTTGTCGGTGTTGAAGGACATGTATCCGAATGGTGTTAATGTGCTATCCTTATTCACCGGTATTGGAGGAGGAGAGGTAGCTTTGCACAGGCTTGGAATCCACATGAAAACAGTGATATCTGTTGAGATAAGTGAAGATAACAGGAGGATTCTGAGGGGTTGGTGGGATCAGACACAAACTGGCACGCTAATTGAGATTGCTGATGTGAAGTCTCTCACTAATGATAGAATTGCATCATTTATTGGTAGATTTGGTCGATTTGACTTGGTGATAGGGGGCCTGGAGGGTGAGCAACCTGCTTTATTCTACCACTATTGTAGAATCTTGAAAGCCGTCAAGTCAGCTACGGCAAGGATGTAG
- the LOC124697846 gene encoding DNA (cytosine-5)-methyltransferase DRM2-like isoform X1, with translation MVDTDDSFEWGSDGDAEPSSAPALRNMDAAGPSTLVHQDPNGRANGEAPPNSLVEGYVGMGFTREMVVKGIKQIGYSDSNALLELLLTYKALGDEAAGNCSTSGLISQSVEDDDDFDFENWDGDDDADGREPNSDDSGHEVVISSVRRLGEEHLCSCIHLVFYLLKQHWRITKMSEKDNKIKSLVNMGFAEDEANRAITRCGVDASVCVLVDSIYASQAAGNCSYMNQSEYEVTDRGFDSFGVRKKARLMEESKKKMKHYGSGAQGSRSSLDGNHGELMWLPHPMVGFNLPTDRLRSVTRSLPKQAIGPPYFYYENMARAPINVWKEISRSLYDVEPEFVDSRFFCAAARESGYVHNLPIEKRSPLRPLPPKTIFEAFPHYKKWWPTWDHREQLNCFETRVASPKQIKKIECALVRSSNPPPLTVQKYVMDQCREWNLVWVGKNKVAPLEQDEMEYLHGFPRNHTRGVASRKRYKCLGDSFQVDTVGYHLSVLKDMYPNGVNVLSLFTGIGGGEVALHRLGIHMKTVISVEISEDNRRILRGWWDQTQTGTLIEIADVKSLTNDRIASFIGRFGRFDLVIGGLEGEQPALFYHYCRILKAVKSATARM, from the exons ATGGTG GATACCGATGATAGTTTTGAGTGGGGAAGTGATGGTGACGCTGAACCCTCATCAGCCCCGGCCTTGAGGAACATGGATGCTGCTGGTCCATCAACATTGGTACACCAG GATCCTAATGGGCGGGCTAATGGGGAAGCACCACCTAATTCTTTAGTCGAGGGATATGTGGGAATGGGTTTCACAAGAGAGATGGTCGTGAAGGGCATTAAACAGATTG GGTACAGTGATTCAAATGCATTGCTTGAGCTACTTCTCACATATAAG GCACTTGGAGATGAGGCTGCGGGTAATTGCTCTACTTCTGGTCTCATCTCCCAGAGtgttgaagatgatgatgattttgattttgaaaactgGGATGGAGATGACGATGCTGATGGGAGAGAACCCAACTCTGATGATTCTGGTCATGAG GTAGTTATTTCAAGTGTAAGGCGACTAGGCGAGGAGCATTTGTGTTCATGCATACATTTAGTCTTCTATTTGCTCAAACAGCACTGGAGAATAACAA AGATGTCAGAGAAGGACAACAAGATCAAGTCCTTAGTGAACATGGGTTTTGCTGAAGATGAAGCAAATAGGGCTATTACCAGATGTG GTGTGGATGCCTCTGTGTGTGTATTAGTCGATTCGATCTATGCATCCCAAGCTGCAGGAAATTGTAGTTATATGAATCAATCTGAATATGAG GTTACTGATAGGGGCTTTGATTCCTTTGGAGTGAGAAAGAAAGCAAGATTGATGGAGGAGAGCAAGAAAAAAATGAAACATTATGGAAGTGGAGCACAAGGAAGTCGCTCCTCCTTGGATGGTAACCATGGTGAACTAATGTGGCTCCCACATCCGATGGTTGGATTCAACCTACCTACTGATAGGCTACGGTCAGTGACAAGAAGTCTTCCTAAACAAGCTATTGGCCCACCTTACTTCTACTATGAAAATATGGCTAGAGCTCCAATAAATGTATGGAAGGAAATTTCCAGATCCCTGTATGACGTAGAACCTGAGTTTGTGGATTCTAGATTCTTCTGTGCAGCTGCTCGGGAAAGTGGCTATGTCCATAATTTGCCGATTGAGAAAAGGTCACCTCTCCGTCCTCTCCCTCCAAAGACCATATTTGAGGCCTTTCCTCATTATAAGAAGTGGTGGCCTACCTGGGACCACAGAGAGCAGCTCAATTGCTTTGAGACCCGTGTGGCAAGTCCAAAACAGATAAAAAAGATCGAATGTGCTCTTGTAAGGTCAAGTAATCCACCACCTCTAACAGTTCAGAAGTATGTAATGGACCAGTGCAGAGAATGGAACCTTGTTTGGGTTGGAAAGAACAAGGTTGCCCCTCTAGAGCAAGATGAGATGGAATATTTACACGGTTTTCCAAGAAACCATACGAGAGGAGTGGCCAGTAGAAAGAGGTACAAGTGTCTTGGTGATTCTTTCCAAGTTGATACTGTCGGCTACCACTTGTCGGTGTTGAAGGACATGTATCCGAATGGTGTTAATGTGCTATCCTTATTCACCGGTATTGGAGGAGGAGAGGTAGCTTTGCACAGGCTTGGAATCCACATGAAAACAGTGATATCTGTTGAGATAAGTGAAGATAACAGGAGGATTCTGAGGGGTTGGTGGGATCAGACACAAACTGGCACGCTAATTGAGATTGCTGATGTGAAGTCTCTCACTAATGATAGAATTGCATCATTTATTGGTAGATTTGGTCGATTTGACTTGGTGATAGGGGGCCTGGAGGGTGAGCAACCTGCTTTATTCTACCACTATTGTAGAATCTTGAAAGCCGTCAAGTCAGCTACGGCAAGGATGTAG